In a single window of the Tachyglossus aculeatus isolate mTacAcu1 chromosome 14, mTacAcu1.pri, whole genome shotgun sequence genome:
- the RRP7A gene encoding ribosomal RNA-processing protein 7 homolog A isoform X2 has product MAAGGQPREEDVERPMAGPCPLGYKAVPIQFSEKQQSPHWLYMKEHKVREGTRSPYPKSRTLFILNVPPYCLEEDLIQLLSCCGKVQSLELQEKPDLAESRPEPRSRFFQPRPATFHVAYVVFRKPASVHLAMSLGRKGPLVISSESRPVKTGIQKWIADYSASLVDPEALKVEVDTFMEKYDNEIAKEDAKAEEEEGVPDNEGWVKVTRKGRRPGIPRTEAASLRLLEKEKQKRTRKELLNFYAWQHRETKREHLAQLRKKFEEDKQRIALMRAQRKFRPY; this is encoded by the exons ATGGCGGCGGGTGGGCAGCCTCGTGAGGAAGACGTGGAAAGGCCCATGGCGGGCCCCTGCCCTCTCGGCTACAAGG CCGTTCCTATCCAGTTCTCCGAGAAGCAGCAATCTCCTCATTGGCTGTATATGAAGGAGCACAAAGTGAGGGAGGGGACTCGCTCCCCCTACCCCAAGAGCCGCACCCTCTTCATCCTCAACGTACCCCCGTATTGTCTGGAG GAGGACCTGATCCAGCTGCTGTCCTGCTGTGGTAAGGTCCAGTCCTTGGAGCTGCAGGAGAAGCCGGACCTGGCGGAGAGTCGGCCGGAGCCGCGATCCCGATTCTTCCAGCCCAGGCCGGCCACG TTCCACGTGGCCTATGTGGTGTTTCGGAAGCCGGCCAGCGTTCACCTTGCCATGTCGTTAGGCCGGAAGGGCCCGTTGGTGATCTCCTCAGAGAGCCGCCCCGTGAAAACTGGCATCCAGA AATGGATCGCAGACTACTCAGCTTCGTTGGTGGACCCTGAGGCCCTGAAAGTCGAAGTGGACACTTTCATGGAGAAATATGATAACGAGATCGCCAAG GAAGACGccaaggccgaggaggaggaaggcgtcCCCGACAACGAGGGCTGGGTCAAGGTGACCCGCAAAGGCCGTCGGCCGGGGATCCCCAGGACCGAGGCCGCTAGTCTGCGgctgctggagaaggagaagcagaagaggaccCGCAAAGAGCTACTCAACTTCTACGCCTGGCAGCACCGAGAGACCAAGAGGGAGC ATCTGGCCCAGCTGCGGAAAAAGTTTGAAGAGGACAAGCAGAGGATCGCCCTGATGCGGGCCCAGCGCAAATTCCGCCCCTACTGA
- the RRP7A gene encoding ribosomal RNA-processing protein 7 homolog A isoform X3, with protein sequence MAAGGQPREEDVERPMAGPCPLGYKAVPIQFSEKQQSPHWLYMKEHKVREGTRSPYPKSRTLFILNVPPYCLEVQSLELQEKPDLAESRPEPRSRFFQPRPATKFHVAYVVFRKPASVHLAMSLGRKGPLVISSESRPVKTGIQKWIADYSASLVDPEALKVEVDTFMEKYDNEIAKEDAKAEEEEGVPDNEGWVKVTRKGRRPGIPRTEAASLRLLEKEKQKRTRKELLNFYAWQHRETKREHLAQLRKKFEEDKQRIALMRAQRKFRPY encoded by the exons ATGGCGGCGGGTGGGCAGCCTCGTGAGGAAGACGTGGAAAGGCCCATGGCGGGCCCCTGCCCTCTCGGCTACAAGG CCGTTCCTATCCAGTTCTCCGAGAAGCAGCAATCTCCTCATTGGCTGTATATGAAGGAGCACAAAGTGAGGGAGGGGACTCGCTCCCCCTACCCCAAGAGCCGCACCCTCTTCATCCTCAACGTACCCCCGTATTGTCTGGAG GTCCAGTCCTTGGAGCTGCAGGAGAAGCCGGACCTGGCGGAGAGTCGGCCGGAGCCGCGATCCCGATTCTTCCAGCCCAGGCCGGCCACG AAGTTCCACGTGGCCTATGTGGTGTTTCGGAAGCCGGCCAGCGTTCACCTTGCCATGTCGTTAGGCCGGAAGGGCCCGTTGGTGATCTCCTCAGAGAGCCGCCCCGTGAAAACTGGCATCCAGA AATGGATCGCAGACTACTCAGCTTCGTTGGTGGACCCTGAGGCCCTGAAAGTCGAAGTGGACACTTTCATGGAGAAATATGATAACGAGATCGCCAAG GAAGACGccaaggccgaggaggaggaaggcgtcCCCGACAACGAGGGCTGGGTCAAGGTGACCCGCAAAGGCCGTCGGCCGGGGATCCCCAGGACCGAGGCCGCTAGTCTGCGgctgctggagaaggagaagcagaagaggaccCGCAAAGAGCTACTCAACTTCTACGCCTGGCAGCACCGAGAGACCAAGAGGGAGC ATCTGGCCCAGCTGCGGAAAAAGTTTGAAGAGGACAAGCAGAGGATCGCCCTGATGCGGGCCCAGCGCAAATTCCGCCCCTACTGA
- the RRP7A gene encoding ribosomal RNA-processing protein 7 homolog A isoform X1, producing the protein MAAGGQPREEDVERPMAGPCPLGYKAVPIQFSEKQQSPHWLYMKEHKVREGTRSPYPKSRTLFILNVPPYCLEEDLIQLLSCCGKVQSLELQEKPDLAESRPEPRSRFFQPRPATKFHVAYVVFRKPASVHLAMSLGRKGPLVISSESRPVKTGIQKWIADYSASLVDPEALKVEVDTFMEKYDNEIAKEDAKAEEEEGVPDNEGWVKVTRKGRRPGIPRTEAASLRLLEKEKQKRTRKELLNFYAWQHRETKREHLAQLRKKFEEDKQRIALMRAQRKFRPY; encoded by the exons ATGGCGGCGGGTGGGCAGCCTCGTGAGGAAGACGTGGAAAGGCCCATGGCGGGCCCCTGCCCTCTCGGCTACAAGG CCGTTCCTATCCAGTTCTCCGAGAAGCAGCAATCTCCTCATTGGCTGTATATGAAGGAGCACAAAGTGAGGGAGGGGACTCGCTCCCCCTACCCCAAGAGCCGCACCCTCTTCATCCTCAACGTACCCCCGTATTGTCTGGAG GAGGACCTGATCCAGCTGCTGTCCTGCTGTGGTAAGGTCCAGTCCTTGGAGCTGCAGGAGAAGCCGGACCTGGCGGAGAGTCGGCCGGAGCCGCGATCCCGATTCTTCCAGCCCAGGCCGGCCACG AAGTTCCACGTGGCCTATGTGGTGTTTCGGAAGCCGGCCAGCGTTCACCTTGCCATGTCGTTAGGCCGGAAGGGCCCGTTGGTGATCTCCTCAGAGAGCCGCCCCGTGAAAACTGGCATCCAGA AATGGATCGCAGACTACTCAGCTTCGTTGGTGGACCCTGAGGCCCTGAAAGTCGAAGTGGACACTTTCATGGAGAAATATGATAACGAGATCGCCAAG GAAGACGccaaggccgaggaggaggaaggcgtcCCCGACAACGAGGGCTGGGTCAAGGTGACCCGCAAAGGCCGTCGGCCGGGGATCCCCAGGACCGAGGCCGCTAGTCTGCGgctgctggagaaggagaagcagaagaggaccCGCAAAGAGCTACTCAACTTCTACGCCTGGCAGCACCGAGAGACCAAGAGGGAGC ATCTGGCCCAGCTGCGGAAAAAGTTTGAAGAGGACAAGCAGAGGATCGCCCTGATGCGGGCCCAGCGCAAATTCCGCCCCTACTGA